Below is a genomic region from Desulfobacter sp..
ACATTTTACTTGAAGCCTTCCGCAATAAAGACGGGGTGTCATTTAAATTGGCTGGGCCTGAAACGCCAACCCGGCCGGCCAATATTCGAGCCGGACGTCATGGGGCCCTGGTCCGGCTTTTTTCCCAGATCAACAGTGCGCTTCCTGAGCTTGGCAAGACTCAAGAGCCTTCCATCCAGAATATTCTTCAAACCCTTTCTTTGAAATCAGGGACCCGGGATGACCGGTTTTTACCCCGGCTTCTGGAAAATATGGGATTGACCCTGGAGAAAAAAGTTCAAACCGCCATGCTTTCTTCGGATAAAAGTACGATTACCCCCAGGATGGATCTTTTGGGCAAACAGGATTTAAAGGCTGCAATACTTCAGTTTTTATCCCTTGAATCAGAAGTGCCCCCAAAGCAAGCCTGCGGGGAGTGGCAAATGCATTGGAAAATTTACAGCAGCTCAACACCCAGACCGGGGATTCCAACCGGTTTGTCATTCCCTTTCCCATGCTCGCAGGCGAGCAGCTTGATTTTGGCCAGTTGTTTATCAATACCGGCAAGAAAAAAAATGAAACCCAGGCCGGAGAAAACCGGGTTATCCAGATTGCATTTTTGATGAATATGACAGCCCTGGGCCGTATCAGGGCAGATTTTTCGATTTTGAAAAAAGAGATTACAGGCCGGTTTATGCTGGAAGATCAAGAGTGCTGCGATTATATGAATGGGTTGATCCCTGAGTTGAAACATCAGCTCATATCTTTGGCCTACAGGCCGGGTAAAATTGAATGCCAGGTTGCAAAACCCCGGGCCCTGTCGGCAGATGCTCTTATTCAATCCATGATCAAACCGGATGAATCCAGGGGGCTGGATCTTGTGATCTAAGGTTATGACCGGAAAAAAAGAGATAAAAAAAGCCGTTGCCCTAAGGTATGACCGAGAGGTTGATGATGCCCCTAAAGTCACGGCCAAGGGCAAGGGCCGGGTTGCCGAAAACATTATTGAACTGGCAAGGGAACATGGAATCCCCATCAAGGATGATCCCGACCTTGTCCAAGTCCTGGCTTCCCTTGAGATTGACCAGGAAATTCCGCCAGAGATCTATGTTGCGGTTGCCGAGCTTCTGGCCTTTGTCTATTCTGCCAATTCGGAAAAATCGTCCAAATGATCTTCGGATGAATCTTTTTTGATATCCTGGGGCAGTTTACTGCTGTCCACCAATCGATTGCATTCCTGACAGACCAATTTGAATTTATTTACATTGCCCCTGAATAATCTGCTGTGGCAAAACGGGCAAAAGTAATCTTTAAGTTGTGTGTCTACCTGATGGGTCATTTATTATCGCTCCAAAATCATGAAAGGGAAAATTATTTTCTAGCCTCAAATGGATCAGATTGCAAGCGAAATCTCAAATACCGCTGTTGATTCTGGCCATGGGGAATTTTTTTCTGGTGGCGTCAAATATCGGGGGGTGCGGGTGTTGGGGGTTTGGCAATTGAGAAGTGAAAATAATTTTGGCATTTGGCATTTAAAATAAAACAAAATGAATATTTCCTTGATTTATAATGGGTTAGCGGTCGAGAGGGGCCTGTTCTGTTTTTTGCCCGGAAGATTTCATTGATCCTGGCATCTGTCTTGCAATTTTTGGGATTGAACAAAAATATCAGGAATAATGAGGCGCCTTTTATGATTTTAGAAATGACACGGCCGGTTCAGGGTGGATTGAGGCAGGAGCGGAAACTCGAAGCGGTTTCCAACAACCTGGCCAATGTGGATACAAGCGGATTTAAAAAAGATCTGGTCAGTTTTGACCGCCAGTTCAAGGCCCAGCTTAACAAGGATTTTTCCCAGGGAGACATCAGGAAACAGGGAACCCGTTTGATGTTGCCCTGGCTGGCCCCGGGCTTTTTAAAGTTGAGACTGCCGATGGTATCCAATACACCAGGAACGGTAATTTTTTACTCAACTCTGAAGGGGTGCTGGTGGACAAGTCAGGCAACCCTGTTTTGGGCCAGGGCGGGGCCATCATCATCGATCTTGCCAATGTTGATGCCCAGGGTCCTGAAATTAATGAAACCGGTGAAATCAGGGTGGCAGGGGATGTGGTGGATACTTTGGATGTGGTCAATTTTCAGGACAGGGACAAACTTGAAAAAGCAGGTGATAATCTGTTCTCCTACAATGGGAACCCAGGAGATGAGATTGCCGTGCAGGCACCGGTGATCAAGCATATGGCATTGGAAGGATCCAACGTTCAGGCTGTGGACGAGATGGTAAAAATGATTGACTACCATCGGATGTTCGAGACCTTTACAAAGTCCATAATGACCTTTGACGAGCTTGACGAAAAAGCCATTACTCAAGTGGGTATACCCAGATAATATGTGGAGGTAACAAATGATTCGATCTCTTTATTCTGCTGCAACCGGTATGGGTGCACAGCAGATTCAAACCGATGTGGTGGCCAATAACCTTGCCAATGCAAGTACGGCAGGGTTTAAAAAATCCAGGGCCAATTTTGAAGATCTCATGTACAGAAAAATGCTAGTGGCCGGCCAGACAACCCCGGGTGGCGGTCAGGTCCCGTCCGGGATCGAGATCGGCATGGGCGTAAAACCTGCCGGAGTTCAAAAGATTTTTACCCAGGGGGATTATGTGGAAACCGGGAACACCTTTGATTTTACCATCCAGGGCAAAGGCTTTTTCAGGGTGCTCCACGGAGACGAAGATCATTATACCCGTGCCGGCAGTTTTACCCTGGACAGTGAAGGGTTTATCACCTCGCCTGTGGGCGACCGGCTTCAGCCTGAGATCTCCATTCCGGTTGAAGCCGTGACCGTGGTGCTTCAGGATGACGGTACCCTGACGGCCTTTGATGCCAACGAGGAAATTCTTGCCGAAGAAAATGTCCTGGTGACCACATTTATAAATCCGGCAGGGCTTTCAGCCCAGGGTCAGAACCTGTTTTTACCCACCGAAGCATCCGGGGATCCGGTTGAAGGCACTCCCGGGGAAGACGGGGCCGGCACCACCCTAAACAATTGGCTGGAAATGTCCAATGTCTCTGTGGTGGAAGAAATGGTGAACATGATTGTGGGCCAGCGTGCCTATGAAGCCAACTCCAAATCCATTCAGACGGCAGACTCCATGCTGAGCACTGCCAACGGGCTTAAACGATAGGACTTATGGATAAAAAAGGTTCAAAATTTTGTATTTTGATTCAGTAGTGTCCGGTTAGGTTGTT
It encodes:
- a CDS encoding EscU/YscU/HrcU family type III secretion system export apparatus switch protein, with amino-acid sequence MTGKKEIKKAVALRYDREVDDAPKVTAKGKGRVAENIIELAREHGIPIKDDPDLVQVLASLEIDQEIPPEIYVAVAELLAFVYSANSEKSSK
- the flgG gene encoding flagellar basal-body rod protein FlgG, with the protein product MIRSLYSAATGMGAQQIQTDVVANNLANASTAGFKKSRANFEDLMYRKMLVAGQTTPGGGQVPSGIEIGMGVKPAGVQKIFTQGDYVETGNTFDFTIQGKGFFRVLHGDEDHYTRAGSFTLDSEGFITSPVGDRLQPEISIPVEAVTVVLQDDGTLTAFDANEEILAEENVLVTTFINPAGLSAQGQNLFLPTEASGDPVEGTPGEDGAGTTLNNWLEMSNVSVVEEMVNMIVGQRAYEANSKSIQTADSMLSTANGLKR